The following nucleotide sequence is from Primulina tabacum isolate GXHZ01 chromosome 2, ASM2559414v2, whole genome shotgun sequence.
TGGATTCTTTCTTAAAATTTGGTAGCTTATTCTTTTACCCAAAATCATCGGCCTAACTAAGGTTGCCAGACTTCTGACATCTTCCTCCCCGAGAAAATTAGATGCATTTCACGTGTTAACTTGACTATCAATTAAGGAAAAAGAAGGTAACTATCAAATTTATCCCACAGATGTCAAAAGGTGGATCAGCtatattcataattttatatcatataaaaagaGAGCGATTTATTGGGAATAATGTGAATGCCAATCCCAATACCTCGTAACAAAATAATGAATACACATGCTAGATCATAAACAGCATAAGAAGTCAGAGGTTTTAGAGTAAATGACACTCGaaagtaaataaatatatcaCATAACGTGCAGTAAAGCGCAAGTTTTAGTCTATGCCTTGTTGAAGGCTGGCGAACCATAATATATGAATaaataagataaaataaaatttacatgTATTCGGGGAAGAAATAAGTGTTAAACCTACAAGTACAAGGGCCAAAGTAAATTTTTCGAAAACCTCTGCGAGCTATAGCAGAAACAACATCAAGCCAATTGCAAGAACTCAAAAACGATTCCTCCTAAAAGATATTCAAACAGCATTTTTCCAGATTCAAAAACCTGTCCCGGGGCTACCTTGGTGAGATTGATCTTCCTATGTTAGGCTCCACCACATCTGCCTCTTGCCTTCTTCGGAAATTATCGTGCTTTAGGTCATGCAAACATATGACTAATGTAATTGTACATTATCCCAGTTATTAAATTTTCAGGCGTCTGTCGGTTAGTTGGATGATTCAGATTTAAGCTGATGGTATCTCTCTTTTGTAGAGATTCCAGCTTCCAAACAATAGATTTCCGGTATGTGTAATCTACAGTAACATAAAATTCTAAGATGTCAACCAGTGGATACTCGCAATGACCAGTTTGAGCAAATGAAAATTGATCAGATCAAATCGAAATTCGTGTTGATCCTATCAGAAAATGCTCATCTACATGTTTCGATGGACCAATTGGTAATTAGGACTAAGGAGAGGCTGCTTGCAAAGCCAAAAAAGTTGAACTCAGCAAAAGccaaaatataaaacaaatttGTCACGCCATGAGAATTTATCAAACAAAGAATGATGCCAACAGATAAGAGAACACTATCAATGAACTCTAAGACAATCCAATGTATATTAACTACCATTATCCCATTTTAAGCATCACACATCAGTTCTCACTTTCCTTAATTTTCTATCATGTAACTGCACACCTTTCTTGCACACGAACACAGATCAGTAATTAATATCTTattccacacacacacacacacacacatatcatATTGGAATAGATATTTTAAGGCTCTAAGTAGTTGGATAAGCGAAATAAACATTCAACAGAGTGGAAAAGAGAGATAAATTTCAAATCTAAGAAAATGCAATCAGCGATAGAAGTTAGATAACATGCAAGGTGAATTTGATTTGTCAAACCATGGTTGAAAAAAGCAGATTCATTGGTCGAATAATCTATCAACATCAAGTTTTTGTTATCAAAACCAAACAAAGAAGTGTATCAAAGAggaaacaaatttaaaatagaaaaatatttaagttaaGAAAACGAAATAATAAAAAGACAACTAGAAGCTAGGGAAGAAATCCATATCATGTAATCCAATCTCGTAATAAATGTTTTGGATGATTTAACACTGGGAATTTGTTGCACAAAAGATTTATTTCCTCCCATCCTCCCAAGAACTTAATGGCAtgattttatataaattaattatactCAAGTATTTGCTTACTTGATGAATGCTGAAAAGCACAGTTCCCTGTAAAATTGTTAGCATGGCATGGTTGACACATCCGGAGTATGATTCTTGCCAAAAGACTCCGTAACATGAAGCGTccttttgagataaaatttatcCCCGCATAGAAATTAGTTCATGAGTTCCACAGTTTCTGATTTGGATAATCATCGTTTCATCAAAAGATACCGAAATATCACAGCAGTGACGACGGGGCGCCTTCAACTGCAATAGAAGGAAAATTAAATGAATCATAATGAAgctatgtaaaaaaaaaattgtcacCAATACCAAATTTAATACCTGTTCAATATCAAAGTTTTGCTTGACCGAGAAAACACTAATAACTTTCAAGTTCTTGATCGCTTTTCTTCTAACACACTTTCCATCATCATGCCTCGTGTAGTTCGTCGAGATCCCAGTGCTATCAGAAACTACATTATTTAGAAAAAAGACGACGGGTCTTTCGCAAGGATCACTCCGGAATTCTCTTGTGTTAAACAtaaaatggcttgaagccacaTCTCTGCCTCTCTTCCAGGGTCTAAAAGTTCTCTGAAGCGAGAGAACTTCCGGAAGAAGCATATTTTCCTCATACAATTGAATAGCATAACCCCATGAAATCGAAACTGTGAGTTCATTGGTACGATCATAGCAAACAGTTTGCTGCAATATCCTAGCTGGATCAAAATGTGCAGCTTTGAACAGATGTTCCAAAGAATGAATTCTGCTCATGCCAGGAAAGATTGGTTCCACAGCATCTATGTGATGAAGCGAAGCAACAAGTGATAATGGATGTGAAGAAAGCATCCCAAACAAATTTCCTCGAATGTCAACCTAAAGATTAATAGACAACTGAAATAAAGGACAAATCACGGAATAGAAGCTGATTCTGACTGAATAAATCTAAACTTCTTAACCCAACAAAGTAAGTGAATACAGGGccaaaaaaatgctaaaaaatttGATCTGCTCGTTAGCAAATACATACCACTGTGAATCTAAGATACTTATAAGTAAAGGAGAATGATGAATACAAGACATGGGTGGAACAGTGCTAGGCATAATTGTTTACGATAATTACTTGAGAATGTACATAACATAAATCCAATTTATCAAGTAAGGTTGCAAACAACAAAAGAACAATAAAAAGCGCAACTAAGTATTAAAAACATATTTATGATATATTGCATATAAATTTCATCGCACCAACATAAGGCTTCCGAGACAAAAAAATACTACACGATAATGGGAAATGACATCAAAAAACATCACACCTGATGGAAGCCGGGTTCAACTGTTAACCGGACACCGAGCTCAGACACGCAAGCGAAAATCCGAGCATCGCTTCCATACAAATGGGGATACCTATTAAGGCAAGAATCTAGAACCCGGTGCATTGCCTGAACTAAAGGTGCACTAATAGCATAACCGCCGCCGCCAAACGCCATGTCAAAGGAAAACTTCTCGTTCTGCTCGTAAATCTCAGAGCTACAACCAATGTAGTACCACCTACTATGATCATACTTGGACAAGATTTTCACTAAATTGTCAGTGAAAAACACTGTGTCATCATCCCCAAAAACGTACCAGGAAATGTCGGGAATGTTGAGAGCAAAAGCGTCTTTCACAATGCGGGCGATACGGTGGCCGGCAGTGAGGTAGGAGGAGTTCTGGGGGATGATAATCGGAGGCAGTGTAGAGAAGGAGGAGGGATTGGGTACGGGGAGGTCTAGGAAAAGGaaggtggtattgaggtgggAAATGGGGTTATGCCACATCTGGACGTAAGCAGCGCGGGAGGCGAAAGAGGAAGCAGATGAGGCTATCGAGAATAGTAGGTTCTTGACGGTGATCGGCGGAGGATACGGCGGTGACGGTGGGGTTTCGGTGCCTTCGAAGGCGGTATCCGGTGGTTGAACGTGGAGGTGGTGGAGATAGAGGAGGAGGGAGATGGAGAGGGCGGCGGATAGGAGGAGGAGGGAATCCTTGACGCGCGATGCTGCAAAGGGTCTCGAAATTATGGGCATTTCTCGAATCTGGCACGCAGAAAACACACAGTGAGTGTGGGTAAATTGAGAAAGACGAGGAATCGACAGAAACAAATCGAGATGTTGGATTTGCTGTGGTTGGTTGCCGGTACAAATGAAAAAAagaaagcgttaaatcgcatTTCGCCCCCTTACCTATGTTTTTTTTCAATTCGAactcttaaaaattaaaatattaattagatGATTTCTCATTCCTTAAATATagtattattataattattcattAATTAACGGTTATTACACTGTTATATTTAATACTACTAATCACGCCATGATCAAAATATTTTACTACGTAATTATCCAAAGCTAAGGGTTCAATAGTCATTCTGTTCGAGCTATCTTTTTGTATTACGTTATATACTTAATTTGTGCAATTTTGATAAGGGTATGACAAGCTTCAATAATTACTAATTTATCCTTCGCAACTTTGATAATTTCCATATTACCCATGGCCAACTTTAACTACCCCTCTTTTATAATACAAATAGCCACACTAACCTTATTCtagaaattaattataaatcacaaattataatttaaaaaaaaagacaaaaaaatcAATTGTACAAATACGGCGACATTAGTGTGTATAATTTATAATAGGTAGGCAGCAAGTATATGTTAGTGCttgacatgaaaaataaatgctCAGACCAATATTTCTTGGTCATATATTATTGTTTTGTAATAATATCTGTGTGTGGTTTATACAGTTTTCTtgta
It contains:
- the LOC142536753 gene encoding uncharacterized protein LOC142536753 isoform X2, with product MPIISRPFAASRVKDSLLLLSAALSISLLLYLHHLHVQPPDTAFEGTETPPSPPYPPPITVKNLLFSIASSASSFASRAAYVQMWHNPISHLNTTFLFLDLPVPNPSSFSTLPPIIIPQNSSYLTAGHRIARIVKDAFALNIPDISWYVFGDDDTVFFTDNLVKILSKYDHSRWYYIGCSSEIYEQNEKFSFDMAFGGGGYAISAPLVQAMHRVLDSCLNRYPHLYGSDARIFACVSELGVRLTVEPGFHQVDIRGNLFGMLSSHPLSLVASLHHIDAVEPIFPGMSRIHSLEHLFKAAHFDPARILQQTVCYDRTNELTVSISWGYAIQLYEENMLLPEVLSLQRTFRPWKRGRDVASSHFMFNTREFRSDPCERPVVFFLNNVVSDSTGISTNYTRHDDGKCVRRKAIKNLKVISVFSVKQNFDIEQLKAPRRHCCDISVSFDETMIIQIRNCGTHELISMRG